The region CCGATGACAAGTTCCGGGGTCGGATCGCCACCGCGCCTTCTGCCAAGCGCACGCACCCTCGCCTCGAGTTCCTCGGCGGCGAAAGGCTTTCGCATGTAGTCGTCCGCGCCAAGATCCAGACCGCGTACCCTGTCATCGAGCGCATCGCGCGCGGTCAGCATCAGGACAGGCATGCGCTCCCCACGCCGGCGTAGAGCTTGCAGTACTTCGAAACCATCCATGTCGGGCAACCCCACATCGAGGATCACCGCCGCGTAAGGCTCCTGAGGCGCAAACAGCAAGGCATCCTGGCCCGTCTCGACGTGATCCACGGCATGGCCCGCTCCCTGCAGCAGCGAGACGAGGCTACGGGCCAGTTGGCTATCATCTTCGACAAGCAAGATACGCAAGACGGCGATTTTCCGTGAAAGGTTGCTGACAGGGATTCGAACTAGATCCGCCTCATCGACAGCCCACCCGACAAGAGGTCCGGGGGGCGAGGGGAGCCAGGATATTGCGTATTTACCTAATTTTCGGCGTGTTCATAGGGGGTGTCATCGCTCTGGCCCTCGGACTTGCGCTGACGTTCAGCGGCTCCCCGGCAGGACTGGACGAAGCCCGCCGCGAAGGCGAGGTACAGGTCTACGCCAACGTGGATAGCGAAGCCGTCGCGCAATTGATCGCAGCCTTCGAAGCGCGCCACACGGGCGTGCGGGTGCACTTTCACGACCTCACCTCGGACACGCTCAACGCCCGTTTCCTTGCCGAGGCGAAGGCACGCAAGCCCGGCGCGGACATCGTCTGGTCCTCGGCGATGGACATGCAGGCCAAGCTCGTCAACGACGGCTACGCGCTGACCTATGCCAGCCCGCAAAGCGACGCTCTGCCCGAAGATGCGGTGTGGAACGCGCAGTCCTACAAGGTGACCGCCGAGCCTGTGGTCCTGGCCTACAACCGCGATCTGATCGCGCCGCAGGACGTGCCGCGCACGCACGCGGCGCTCGAGGTACTGCTCACCAGCCGCCGCGACGAACTGGCCGGCAAGCTCGTCATGTACGACCCGGCGTCTTCCAGTTTCGGCTATCTCCTGCTCACTCAGGATATCGCCGCGACGCGCGACACCCATTCGCTGATCGACGCAATAGGCCGCACCCGGCCCCGGCTGATGACAACGACCCGGTCCATGCTCGATGAGCTGGCGCAGGGAGAGGCCGCGCTCGCCTACAACGTCGTGGGCCCCTACGCGGAACAGCGCGCCAAGGCCGATCCGCGCATCGGCATCGTCTATCCCGAGGACTACACGATACTCACCTCGCGCGTGGCGTTCATCGCCCGCGAGGCGCCCCACCCGGCGGCAGCGAAGCTCTTTCTCGATTTCCTTCTTTCGCGCGAGGGGCAGCAAAGCCTCGCGCGCGCCGGGCTCTCCCCGATCCGGCGCGATGTCTCACGCGTTCGCCTCCCTGCCGAGCAGGTCCGTCCGATCCCGGGTGGCCCGCGGCTTTTCGTCAACCTCGATCCGATCAAGCGTGCCCGCTTCCTTGCCCAATGGAATGCCGCTCTCGCGAACCAAGGCCCCCCAGAATGAAAACTATTCCGATCAGTTGCGCCCTCGGTGCACTGCTAACCGCCACTCCGACCCTTGCCCAGACGCCCTCGGCACAGGATCTGGCCGATCTCGTGCGCCAGCAAGCCGCTGAAATCGCGGACCTGCGCGAACGGGTCAAGGAACTGGAGACGCGCAGCGAGGCACAGCCACCGCGCGCAACCCCTCCCGTCCTCGCCGAAAGCCCTGCCGCGCCTGAAGACACCTCTGGTCAGGGCACGCAGCCCCCGACCCTCGTCACCGCCCCCTACGCGCCGCAACTCATCCCCCCTGGTCCGGCCGAGCGCGACATCGCCCGTGCACGCTCCGCAAACCTTGCAGGAGTCACGACCGAATGGGGCGCGGGTTTGCCGGTCTTCCACTCCGCCGACGGCGAATACACCTTCAAGCCGCGCGGCAGGATCCTCGCCGACGTGGGATCGACGTTCGGCTCTGACCATGACGGGCGCAACATCACGACGACCGGCATGCGCGCGCTGCGCCTCGGCTTCGAAGGCGGCGTGGGCACCCACTTCTTCTATCAGATCGAAGCCGATTTCTCCGAGAACGCGGCCGAGATCATGACCGCATACGTGGGCTGGCGCGACGCGCTGTCCGACGATGTCAGCTTCGACCTGCGCGCCGGACACCTGTTCAACGACCGCGCGTTCGACGGCTCGACCGGTTCGGATTCCACCGCCTTCCTCGAACGCAACACCGTCGCCAACACGATCGTGCCCGAACGTGGCTATTATGGCGTGGGTGCAATGGCGCGCGCCTTCTTTCCGCGCGGGCACGTTTCGCTCTCGATTACGGGTGATCGCGTCGACGGCGATCAGTCCGATAGCGACAGCCGCACGATCACGGCGCGCGCACACGTCAACCCGTTGCGTTCGGATACCGGGGCGCTGCACCTGGGTGCCTGGGGCTTTGACGAATCGCTCGCATCCTCGGCGCAAGATCTGACCCGCAACACGTTCATGGGTACCCGCTTCAACGGGGCCCTGCGCGTCTCCACAGGCGCGCTCGAAGGCGGGACGGGAACCACCGGCTACGGGTTCGAGCTGGGCGGTTACCAGGGCCCGATCTGGGTCATGGCCGAGGCCGGCCAGCGCCTCGCCCGGCGCGACGCCGCTCGCCCCGATTTCCGCACCCGCGCCTACGCGGTGTCTGCCGGATGGTTCCTCACCGGTGAACTTCCCCCCTACAATCCGCGCAACGGCAGCTTTGGCCAGCCTCGCGTCCTCGACCCCGTGTTCGGCGGCGGCACCGGCGCGATCGAGCTGACAGGTCGCTACGAGCAGGTCGCCTTCCAGAACATTCCCCAACCGGCCGATGGCTGGACCGCCACGCTCGGCGCCAACTGGTACCTCAACAGCTTCACGCGCATCCAGGTCAACGGGATCTACTGGCAGATCGACAATGCCACCGGGCCCTACGCGGGAAGCGACAGCGGCCAGACCCTCGCCGCGCGTCTCGGCGTGACCTTCTAGAAGGCGCGCCCCTCCCCCTTCCCTAGCCCCCTCGCCAAGAACAGGGCCGATAACGGCCATCAGGAGAGTTTCATGTTAGCCATCTTTGGACTTCTAACCGTGGTGTGCGTGGTCGCGCTGCTGCTGGCGCGGCTGGCCTCGCCGATCGTGGCGCTGGTGCTCGTGCCACTCGCGGCCGGACTGCTCTATGGCTTCAGCCCCGACGAAGTGTCCGGCTTCTTCGGCGATGGCTTGACCCGCGTGATGCAGGTCGCGACGATGTTCATTTTCGCGATCATCTTCTTCGGCGTACTGCAGGACACAGGCTTCTTCCGCCCCTTCATCAACGGGCTGATCCGCATCACGCGCGGCAATGTGGTCTACGTCGCGGTTGGCACGACGCTGGTCGGCGCCTGCGCCCACCTCGATGGCGCCGGTGCGACGACGTTCCTGCTGACCATCCCGGCCCTGCTCCCGCTCTACCTGCGCCTTGGCATGAGCCGGTATCTCC is a window of Novosphingobium aureum DNA encoding:
- a CDS encoding response regulator, whose translation is MRILLVEDDSQLARSLVSLLQGAGHAVDHVETGQDALLFAPQEPYAAVILDVGLPDMDGFEVLQALRRRGERMPVLMLTARDALDDRVRGLDLGADDYMRKPFAAEELEARVRALGRRRGGDPTPELVIGSLRINRSSGDVSVAGRALDLRRREAAVLDALATRAGQLVAREVLQGEVFGLNEPVGQNALEVHITRLRAKLAPDGPQIRTVRGVGYLLDAG
- a CDS encoding ABC transporter substrate-binding protein, which gives rise to MRIYLIFGVFIGGVIALALGLALTFSGSPAGLDEARREGEVQVYANVDSEAVAQLIAAFEARHTGVRVHFHDLTSDTLNARFLAEAKARKPGADIVWSSAMDMQAKLVNDGYALTYASPQSDALPEDAVWNAQSYKVTAEPVVLAYNRDLIAPQDVPRTHAALEVLLTSRRDELAGKLVMYDPASSSFGYLLLTQDIAATRDTHSLIDAIGRTRPRLMTTTRSMLDELAQGEAALAYNVVGPYAEQRAKADPRIGIVYPEDYTILTSRVAFIAREAPHPAAAKLFLDFLLSREGQQSLARAGLSPIRRDVSRVRLPAEQVRPIPGGPRLFVNLDPIKRARFLAQWNAALANQGPPE
- a CDS encoding porin, whose amino-acid sequence is MKTIPISCALGALLTATPTLAQTPSAQDLADLVRQQAAEIADLRERVKELETRSEAQPPRATPPVLAESPAAPEDTSGQGTQPPTLVTAPYAPQLIPPGPAERDIARARSANLAGVTTEWGAGLPVFHSADGEYTFKPRGRILADVGSTFGSDHDGRNITTTGMRALRLGFEGGVGTHFFYQIEADFSENAAEIMTAYVGWRDALSDDVSFDLRAGHLFNDRAFDGSTGSDSTAFLERNTVANTIVPERGYYGVGAMARAFFPRGHVSLSITGDRVDGDQSDSDSRTITARAHVNPLRSDTGALHLGAWGFDESLASSAQDLTRNTFMGTRFNGALRVSTGALEGGTGTTGYGFELGGYQGPIWVMAEAGQRLARRDAARPDFRTRAYAVSAGWFLTGELPPYNPRNGSFGQPRVLDPVFGGGTGAIELTGRYEQVAFQNIPQPADGWTATLGANWYLNSFTRIQVNGIYWQIDNATGPYAGSDSGQTLAARLGVTF